AGATAGGTAGCAATATGGCATAGTAAATGCGCAGATGGCTCGCTAGTTCGCCAATGGGAATGCGGCTGAATGACGCCATTAGCGTTATCGTGACAAGAGCAATCCAAATGATCTTAAATGCGAAGTTAACCATGGTTGCTCATTCGATTAGTCGAGCCGGGTTTGATTCTGCGCTGCCTGGTATAGCTCTAAAATAGTCAAGAATTTTTTGGATGTCATTTTGGCCCATTTTGATCCCAACAAATGAACCTATTAGTATCGCCAGTGGTGTTACTACGCAAACTATCAACAGTCCCATTTTATTGCTGAGAGTAATGCTTGATGCAGAAAAAATAAAGGCATTGCTCAGCACAAATAACAACAAGATGGAAATAAAAATGAAAGTAGCTCTGGTCTTCATATCCACGTCAAAATCAAATTCAGCCGCACAATGCTCGCCTTTAGCGATGATTTTACCTTGGGCTATTGGTGCCACCGAATTACGTGTATTGTTGCGTCCCCAAGCTATCTCAAAAGTGTCTTCCTCGATTTTGCCTCTGAATGGTTTTTGCATAAAAGGGATACCAGCAATGGCGCTGGTATCCCTTTTGAGTTGTTCTTTTAGTTGCTGAGCAGATATCGGTAAGTCGAATCGATATCTTTTGCGTCCGTAGGGCTTGCCTAAACGCTCTGCTATTGACGGTTTGTCATCCTGGATAATCTTGGGCTGATAATCTGTCAAGGTATTCACTCTTACTCAGCTATGAGCATTTAGAGTACCAGATCTTTATCTACTACCAACGGCTATTGGTACAGGCACGGCTACTTGTTTGGCCACCGGCACAGCAATAACAACAGGCTCAGCTGGTTTGACCGCTACAGGTGACTTTGATTTGCGACCAGGATTAATACGATTGACCAGACCAAGTTTCTTCATTGCGCTAATAGTTAGCCACGAAACATCAAATTCGTGCCACTTCTCGCCAGTCTTTGCAGCACCGGGATCGTTGTGGTGATTGTTATGCCAGCCTTCGCCAAATGCCATGAGCGCTACCCACCAGACGTTGACGCTATCGTCAGCCATCTTGTAGTTTTTGTAGCCTAGCTTTGGCATGTGGCAGACAACATTGAGCAAAAGTGGAATTTGCAAAATAAGCAAACCTGATACCACTGTTGCAAGCGCTGCTTGCCAGCCAAATACAGCCCAGATAGCCACTCTTACTAGAGTATTTAAAATGATGTTGACAGCAAGACCTTTGTACCAGTTGCCACCTTGCTCTAAAAATCTGTAGATAGGATCGTTGGTCAGATCTTTTGATTGTTTGAGGGGGTCAATATGTGCAGGATAAGTCTTGTGGTTGATCCAGCCTATGTAGGCATTTGTGATACCACCAAACTCAGGTGAGTGTGGATCAAGGGCGGTATCAACGTGACGGTGGTGCGCTCTGTGCATTGTTGCCCACCACAGTGGTGAGCCGTGATATGCCAGATAGCCACCCAGTACGAAGAAGTATTCTACAAACTTAGGACAGCCAAATGAGCGGTGCGAAAGTAAACGGTGATAACCGATAGTGATACCTAGACCACTCCAGCAAAAGAAGAATAGAAATACAGCGAGGGTTTCGTACATAGTGTCCTCATTTATTGATAGCAACTTTGATTGCTACGCAACCTTGTTGCTACTTAGGCCGCCGAAGTATTAATTGCCTAACACCTCGACCAACTTGTATATCAAAGATATATGCTTTTGCGCTGGGCGCTACCGATACAGGGCGGTTTCCGGTCTGCCTCGGCGTATATCCTGACTTCTATCTGACTGCTCAACAAATTTGTCTTGCCACTTAGCGGCTTTTAACAAATCAAAAAATTGTTCGAGCGTCTCTGGCACTTCTGCCACCTGCAAAACTCTGCGACCATCATTATCTGGTGAAGGATACTGATTAAAGATGATCTTGTCGATTTCCATGCCTTGATTGTTGTAAAAGTTTAGAAGGGCCAGTCCGACTTCTTTAGAAACCGTCGCCTTGTCTTTTACCTGCCAATCTCTGAGGATAGTTCGACCGATGCCGATAACGAAATAAGCACGCTCTTTTTCGTACTTAGGCTCATCTATAAAGAAAGCCCAGCTGGTTTCGTCTACATTGTCAATATAGGGTTCGCAGCGTATTTGAAAAAGCCTGCCGGAATTAGAAGTGATGGACGTTGGTCCAAAACCCGAATTCATCAGGTGAATTTCTAAAACTCTGAGTATGTGAGCATTGAAGCTCTGTCCCTTCTTGTCTGCTTGCAGTTGAAGCTGCTTGCGGTACTCGTCAGGGAGCCTGATGCTGATATTCGATGTCTTTTGTTTGTCTTCGCCCATTTGTAATCACTTTTGCACTGACTGCAATGCAATTTGTAGTCATGTAACTACAATAGCATCGGGTCGGTTAAAAAGGGAAGGCCTTTTAACCCTGAGTTTTGTAAATTAACGGCTTTAGTCCTAGTTGTGCGGCTTAAGGTAACCAGTTATTTGCTCGCCCCTGTATGCCATACTTACCTGACATCCGTATAGTACATTTGCCGCCTACCCTTTTGAAATACCTATATGACTACGCCATCATCGTCACCTTTACCCGCGCCTGGAGCAAAAGCGCAATCCACATCTGCTAATGCCTGGCTCTTTATTGACTTTGACAATACGATGATGGGCACAGAGTTTTTGGCAATACCGACGCTGGTGGACCGGTTTAATCAGCTCTACGGTGCAAAAACAGCTCATTTGCTCACAACCGAGGAGTTTCAAGAGTACTTTGGTGGACAGGCCAGGCAGTCACTTTGCCAAAACCTGAGCAAACATTTTGGCATTGACGTCATATATGAGGATCTCTATGACAGTCGAGAGTGGCGCATGATGCAAGCTCTCAAAACAACACCAGTGCAAATGGCGGCGGGATTGATTGAGACTCTCAGAGCTTTTAGAGAGCGTGGATTAAAGCTTGCTTTTGTCTCCAACAATCCGATCATGCGTGCCTTTGCCGCCATGCGCAGTGCCACCAATGGTCAGGGTGAAGACCTTGCCGCGCTCTTTGGTACTGCCTACTTTGAGGCTGGTGATATCCAAAAACCCAAGCCCGATGTCTATCTGCGTGCCCTGGAGCAGGTAGGAGCAGATGTGGCTTTGAGCTATGCTGTCGAAGACAGTGTCTCTGGTGTAAAGGCTGCGGTAGCTGCTGGGCTCAAGACTTTTGGTTATACAGGCTTTGGCAATGACCCAATCAAAGATCAAGACAAGCTAATCAAAGCCGGTGCTCATGCCTGCTTTAGCGATTGGCGCGATTTTTTGTCAATGATTTAGCAATTTCGTCGATTTGCTTGAGATGTATTTGTTCATGCAAACCAGCCAGGCATAACCATTGGTGCAGATTGATTGGTCCAAACCAGGGATGGTTATAAGTGTTGGGTTTGTGCTCAAACTCTCTGAGTGGTTTTACCTTTAATAAAAATTTGTGCGTAAAGTCTCTGTATTGCAAAATACATAGCTCGCCGGACAACTGGCCTGTCGGCTTTACTGCGGCTACGTCGGCGACAAACGGTACCTCTTTATCAAAAGCTAAATGCTCAATTACATCAGCCATCAGGTTGCCTACTATGATCAGGTGCTCGAGCACCATAGATGATGACCAGTACCTTGAGCTGTCTTCAATGCCTTGCAATGGTTTGACCAATACTGGTTTTTCTCTAAGTGGCTGGGGGCTGGCTTCTGTAGCCTGGATCAGTTTATTTGCAGTAATCTCAAAGTGGGCTGTCGCCTTACTAAAGTCATGCAAGCGGCAAAATGCAGGAAAGAGAAAATGTTTAGCAGTAAATAGCTCCAATGGAGGTAAGCCTGCTCCTGGTGGTTGGAGCTTTGGCGGCAAATCGTTTGTGGTATCTGATTGGATGGTCATTTCGTTATAGTCTACAGAGCCAACCAAAGTGTATCTCTAAGTAGCTCCTTTTGACACTATTTTCGAGGCGAGTGCTGCCCAAGCCACCAATTTGTGCAGGAGTGTGACAGTTGGGGCCTGGGATGTTAAAGCCTTTATCCTCGGGGCATAAGGGAGTAGTTGCCGGGGTGGTATGCAATGCCTGTGCGGATTTTACTAGCTCTATCACTGTTTTTATCGTTGCCTCTAGCGGCATCAGCTCAAGCCTTTATGGAGGCTGGTGGTGTTTATGCTGGTGTTGCTGGATTGGGTGCGGGGCTTGCTGCCAGTCAAAACCATGGACAGGCTCTAAAATCAAGCTATGAGTTGGCGATACAGGCGCAGCAGGCACTGGTAGCGCAAAACAAAGCAATCAGCCAATACCTCAAACTCGGCACTGAGTACGAGGCAAAAAAGGATTTGGCTGCCGCAGAGAAGTGTTTTAAATATGTACTGCAAGTAGTCAATCGACGAGATGGACCAGGCAGTCCCAACGGCTTACCTGCTCTCAAACACTTAGTAAAAATCAATGTCGCTCAAAACAAAATAGATGATGCCATTGGTCTGCAAAAGACAGTTGTAGCTTTTACTCAGGCTGCCAAAAAGGCTGACCCGCAAGCTGTCATTAAATCTAAACTCGATCTCTCCAATCTCTTTATCCAAAAGGGTGATTATGCAAGCGCCGAGCCAGTCTTGCAACAGTCTGTCACTACCTGCAGTACCGCTCCAGCGACCAGTTGCACTAACGAGAGACGCGTGACACTGCGCACTTACAGCCAGGTCTTGCGTAAACTAAAAAAAGATAGCGAAGCTGACAATGTCGATGCCACTCTCAAAAAACTTGACGACGAAGATCTAGCGAGCACAACCAGCGCGCCCAACAAAGCTGATAGTAACGGTGTCGATGTGGCGTCCAAAGAAAATCAAGCAGTAACGCCCTTGCAAAAAGAGACGGCAACCAGAGAACCTGGCTCTAAAGAGACTGGAGCTGCTCAATCAATCGCAGGTGGAGCAAGCACGGATGCAAAATCCGGCAGCCAAAATGGTGCAAGCAATAATGCGGCGGATAACTCAAAATAGCTTATGAGTGCCGAGCCTATTAAGCCAGATCCTTTGCAAAATGAGCTGCCCAAGCAGTATCGAGTCTTGGGCAAAATCAAATCTGGTGGCATGGGTGCCATATACAAGGTTGAAAATACTTTTACTCAGCAAATTTGCGCGGTCAAAGTAATGAAGGCTGACCAGTCCGAAAATGAAATACTACGCAAGCGTTTTATTGTAGAAGCAAAAGCTGCCAGCTTGTTGCAACATCCGCATATCTGTCAAACCTATGACTTTGGCATAAGCGAAAACAACGTACTCTATTTAGTCATGCAGTGGCTGGATGGTATCAGTCTTGAGCAAAAGGTATCGCGCGATGGTCCAGTATCAGTGCAGGAGACAACTGTCATTTTTATGCAAGTGGCAACAGCACTGGCCCATGCCCACGAGCATAATGTGGTGCACCGCGATCTCAAACCTGACAACATTATGCTCAGTCGTGATCGCTCGGGAGGCGGCACCACCGTCCATATAGTTGATTTTGGTATCGCCAAGATGGTCAAAGATGATGGCGCAACTCCCACCAACGATGGGCTTACTAGAGTCGGTGCTCTTATTGGTACACCAGCCTATATGAGCCCAGAGCAGGCGATGGCA
Above is a window of Candidatus Obscuribacter sp. DNA encoding:
- a CDS encoding serine/threonine protein kinase, producing MSAEPIKPDPLQNELPKQYRVLGKIKSGGMGAIYKVENTFTQQICAVKVMKADQSENEILRKRFIVEAKAASLLQHPHICQTYDFGISENNVLYLVMQWLDGISLEQKVSRDGPVSVQETTVIFMQVATALAHAHEHNVVHRDLKPDNIMLSRDRSGGGTTVHIVDFGIAKMVKDDGATPTNDGLTRVGALIGTPAYMSPEQAMASRVDARCDVYALGCVMYFALTGNPPFTSNNVMDLLYKHVHSAPPEFDPALKIPNAMKSIILKCLEKKPEDRYQSMTQVCTDLKKLTKGVAVERKLLAKDRKLIYGLVKMCAIFFAAYLLSVFGNLAIQNLNDTVKKDSVAKVGTNKSLTGSSKGASGSGTTGSANKSQRRRQR
- a CDS encoding HAD family phosphatase, producing the protein MTTPSSSPLPAPGAKAQSTSANAWLFIDFDNTMMGTEFLAIPTLVDRFNQLYGAKTAHLLTTEEFQEYFGGQARQSLCQNLSKHFGIDVIYEDLYDSREWRMMQALKTTPVQMAAGLIETLRAFRERGLKLAFVSNNPIMRAFAAMRSATNGQGEDLAALFGTAYFEAGDIQKPKPDVYLRALEQVGADVALSYAVEDSVSGVKAAVAAGLKTFGYTGFGNDPIKDQDKLIKAGAHACFSDWRDFLSMI
- a CDS encoding fatty acid desaturase: MYETLAVFLFFFCWSGLGITIGYHRLLSHRSFGCPKFVEYFFVLGGYLAYHGSPLWWATMHRAHHRHVDTALDPHSPEFGGITNAYIGWINHKTYPAHIDPLKQSKDLTNDPIYRFLEQGGNWYKGLAVNIILNTLVRVAIWAVFGWQAALATVVSGLLILQIPLLLNVVCHMPKLGYKNYKMADDSVNVWWVALMAFGEGWHNNHHNDPGAAKTGEKWHEFDVSWLTISAMKKLGLVNRINPGRKSKSPVAVKPAEPVVIAVPVAKQVAVPVPIAVGSR